GCGAGGACTTGAAGATAGTTTAAGATTTAAAACTTTTTCAAAAATCATTGAAGACATGATTATGTCGCTTTTTTTTGAAGCAGTTTCTAAAAAATAAGATCTTAAAAATTTTAATATCATGTCAAAAAAATAAACAATACTTATACCAACAGCAAATACCCACATCGTATCTAATGCATTATTAGGTACAACTCTATCATAAATATTTAGTGTAAAAATAGGACTTGCCATAACAAAAAGGTTGATTAAAAAAGAAGTAACAATAACATCTTTATATATCCCTTTAGAATAGTTCAAAGTTCCCCAAAACCAATGGTGTTGTTCATGTTTAAGAACTCTTTTTCTAGCATCTTTATAGTGATGTTTTGGTTTTATCAAAAATGAATAATCAAGATACTCTTCTTCCAAATCAGAAATTTTCACCCAATTTTCGGCATTTTCTAGTTCGGGTAAAATTATTTTTGCATGTTCTTTGTCTGGGCTTATTTCTGTTAGTATGCAGGCTTTTTGATTTTCATCATCACCTTTTAATATTAAAATAACAGGTAATAGTAAAGGTGATATCTCTTTAAGTTGACGATTTACAAGTTTTGAACTAAATCCAGCCCTTGAAGCTGCTCTAAAAAATGTAGCCTTTGATTCTTTATGTTCTAAAGAAAAAAGTTTAGGAGTGATTCTTCCAGGTTCTATTGGAAGGTCAGATATTAAAGCATCAGCACTAAAAGATCGATTATGTAATTTTGTAAATATTACTAAACATTCTAATATAGGATCTTTCATACTTAATTTCCTATTGAAACATGCATTTCACTTAAAAGTTTATTTGAATATGACATTATCTTATAGTAAGCTAATAATTGCTCAAACTCAGCATTTATTTTTCTCTTTTTAGCATTATTATATTCAATACTAACATTTAAAAGATCTATCAAACTTCGTCGTCCTAATTCATACTCTTTTTGATAATAAGCAACTGTTTCAGAGGTAGCTTGAATATCATTTTTAATATGTTCTAAACTTTTTTCAGTGATATGATAAGTATTCCAAGCAATTTCAATATTTAGTTTTAAGATTCGCTCATTATCTGATAAACTATTGTGATTTTGAAGTACTTTGTGTTTACTTATTTCTATATTTGATTTATCTGCAAAACCATTGAAAATATTATATTTAAAAACAACCAATGCATTATATCCTGACTCAGAATCATAATTACTACTAGAAAGTGGAGCCTCATTATTAGTTGAAATTCCATTTAAGTTTTTATTCCAATAACTTTGAGCTACTAAATCAACTGTGGGATAATATTTTGATTTATTTCGTGCAACTAAAGCTTTTGATGCTTGAATCTCAGATTTTAAACCTTTTATTATAGGATTATTTTCAATGCAATCTTTAATCAATAAGTCTAAATTATTATATTTAAGTTTACCTAGTACTGGCTCTTCTAACTCTTCTACAAAAACTTTCCTAGGAAGTATTCTTTGGTATGAAGAGATAGTATTAAGATATTCTAATTTTGCTAAATACTCTTCACTTGTAACATTTTCAAAACGAGAAAGTGTTTGAGTATAATTAGAATTTATACCAATACCCCCTTCAACTGTTTTTTTAATTTGGTCTAAGTATTTTGTATGCAAAGCTACATTTTCTTGAGCTGTTTTATATAAAGCCGAATATTTTAAAACACTTAAATAAGCATTAATAGATTCTATAGCCAAAGAATTTGCTGTTTCATTGACATTTTCACTTGCACTTAGTATAAGTTCTTTTTTTTGTTTAACACCATTCATAGTATCAAAACCAGAAAATAGATTTTGTTTTAATGTTATAGTGGCATCTTTTCTTGTTAAACTTGACCTATTTTGATTATTTGTTATTGTTCTTGTAACTTCTGGACCAATTGAGTATGATAAATCTATTGTAGGTAAATATCCCGATTTTACATTAACTAACTCTTGCTCTTTTTCACGTAAAATTTCTTCTTTTACCTTCATTTGTGGATGAGTTGAAATAGTTTCTTGTACCACATCTGTTAAGGTAAGAGCATTAACAAGTATCGGGGAAAAAAATAGTATCAAGAAAATAAAATACTTCATAGTATTCCTTTGTTTATATTATTAGTAATTATAAATAAAGATTGCACTCCAATTGCTCGTTTTAACAATGATAAATTTATTCTATAAATTTAATAGTATAATTGCCTGAAAATCTTATAAAAGACTAGGTGTTAACTGATTTAAAAAGACTCAATGATATTTAGTGTCATTCCAAGATGACAATGGAGATTCTCATCTTTGCAGAGTAGCAGAGTATTTAAACCCCAATTTAAATCATAAATGCATAATTTCAAGTAGTTATAAAAATGGCAGATAGAATGGGATTTGAACCCATGGTAGATATTATCTACATATGCCTTCCAAGCATACTCTTTCAACCGCTCAGACACCTATCTACAATGTTATTTATTAGTTTTTTTGCAAAAAAAAAGTCAAGACTTAAAACTTCAAAAGAAATCTTAAATCTTGACTTTTTTTATGGAGCGGGAGACGAGACTCGAACTCGCGACAATCTGCTTGGAAGGCAGAAGCTCTAGCCAACTGAGCTACTCCCGCTTTTTTACAAGTTGTATTAAAAATGTATTAAAAATAAATTTTTACATTTTTAAAAGAAGTTTGCAAAACTTCTATAAAGTACCATAAAATGGTGCTTTAAAGTGGTGGGTCTACTGTGACTCGAACACAGGACCACTCGGTTATGAGCCGAGTGCTCTAACCAACTGAGCTATAGACCCTCACTAATTCAATAGTGGCGGACAGTGAGAGATTCGAACTCTCGGTACCGTTGCCAGTACGCATCCTTAGCAGGGATGTGGTTTCAGCCACTCACCCAACTGTCCTTCTTTGAATTAGGACTGTGATTTTAGACAAATAAAGTTAAAAAATTGCTTAATTTTTGACGATTTTATATTAATTTTTGAAATTTAATCACTAAAAAGGTTTTAAATATTTTCTAAAATCTTTTTAACTACATCATTTGGATTTTGTTCTTTATATATTGGCCGTCCAACTACAATAAAATCAACAGAATTTTCTTTTGCAAATGGAATATCAGCAACTCTTTTTTGATCTCCCGCATCTTCACCAAAAGGCCTAATACCAGGACAAAGTGTGATAAAATTCTCTGAAGTATTCTTTTTAATATCCGCACTTTCAAAAGCAGAACAAACAACTCCATCAATACCAGCATTAAAAGTGTCTTTTGCAAACTGTGTCGCTTTTGTTGTTATGTATTCATTGTAAATAGATCTAAAACTTTCATTATCAAAAGAAGTCAAAGCAGTAACAGCTAAAACTAAAGGTCTATTTGGAATATCTTTTATTCTATCCATTACAGTTTTCATAGCATCTATTCCAGCACTTGCATGTACATTAAACATATCTACAAGTCCTAAGGCTGTTATTTCTTCTGCTGCATCTGCCATTGTATTTGGTATATCATAAAGTTTTAAATCCAAAAAGATTTTAAAGTTTGGATTTATCTCTTTTATCTCTTCTAAAAAATATTTACCATCTCTTATATATGTTCTAAATCCTACTTTTAACCAAACATCATAATCTTTTACTTTTTTTACTAATTCAAGATTTTCATCTGCACTTGGTAAATCCAATGAAATACATAGTTTCATTAAGCTTCCTTAGTAACTTTATCCAATACACCATTTATGAATTTTGGTGCACCATCACTTGCTAATCTTTTTGACAATTCAATTGCTTCATTTATAATAATAGCTCTATCAAGTGTTTCAAATAATATTTCATAAATAGCAAGTCTTAAAATTGATTTTTCTACAGAACCTATATCTTTTATAGTTCCTTGATTAAGATGAGATTCAATATGCTCATTAATAACTGCATAGTTATTTACTACACCATTAAATAAATTTAAAGCGAACTCTTTTTGTTTATTTCTTATTTTCTTATCTTCTAGGATTTCATCAACGAATTTTACAATTCCCTCATTACCTAAATCATATGCATAAAGAAGCCCTATTACAGACTCTCTTGCTTGTGTTCTTGTTGCCAATCTATTTTCCCATCTCTTTATATAAATCTAACATTTCAATAATAGTAATCATAGCTTCAGAACCTTTGTTCCCCACTTTACTTCCAGCTCGCTCAATTGCTTGCTCAATAGTATCAGTTGTTAAAACACCATTTGCTACAGGTTTACCTGATTTGATACCAACTGTTGCGATACCTTTTGTAGCTTCAGCAGATATATAATCAAAATGAGGAGTTGCTCCTCTTATTACTGCACCTACACAACATACAGCATCGTATTTGTTTGAAGCCAATGCTTTTTCTAGGGCAAAAGGAATTTCAAATGCACCAGGAACTAAAACTAAATCAAGGTTTGCTTCATTTCCACCATGTCTAATAAAGGCATCTTTTGCACCTTCAACTAACCTATCAGTAATAATATGATTAAATCTACCATTTATAATAAGAACTTTTTCGCTACCGTCAAGTCTTAATTTACCTTCAATAATATTCATTTAAATTTCTCCGAAAATTTTATATAAGGGGCTAATTATATCCTAAAGCCCCTTGGATTGCAAAAATCTCATTTATAGTCTTGTATAAATCTTCGATTTTTAACATATTTGGACCATCACTTTTTGCAACACTTGGGTCTGTATGTGTTTCAAAAAAGAAGCCATCAACACCAACAGCTGCGGCTGCTTTTGCCATAGATGGAACAAAAGCAGAATTTCCGCCTGTTGTTCCTCCTGTACTTGGTATTTGAACAGAATGAGTTGCATCAAAAATAACTGGTGCATACTCTTTCATTAGAAGTAAATTTCTCATATCAACGACAAGTGCTCCGTAACCAAAGGTATTTCCTCTTTCACAAAGCCATACATTATTATCAAGAGAATTTTGGTAACTAACCTCATCAACTCCTCTTGTTTTTAGTATCTTATCAATTGGATGTCGCATAGCATCAGCTGCTAAAAACTGACCTTTTTTTACGTTTATTATACATGATGTTTTTGCAGCAGCTACAAGTAAGTCTGTCTGTCTACACAAAAATGCAGGTATTTGTAATATATCCATAACTTCAGAAGCAGGTGCTGCTTGATGAGACTCATGAATATCTGTTATAAGTTTATATCCAAATTCTTTTTTAATCTCTTCAAAAAGTTTCAATCCATCATCAAGCCCAGGTCCTCTATATGAATCCAAACTTGTTCTATTTGCTTTATCAAATGAAGCTTTAAAATAAAATTCTACTCTTTTATCTTCACTTAAAGGCTTCAATTTTTCAGCTATTCTAAATACTGTGTCTCTATCTTCTAAAACACAAGGTCCAGCTAAAACTTTCACTTTAATATCCTTCTTAAAATTGTTCTTTTTTCTTTTCCACTATAAGCATAATAAAATTCATAAATATTTTGTGCGATATATTGCATATCATCTCTTGCATATTTATCACAAGCAAAAAGTATTTTATCATCTTTTTCTAAGGGCATATCCCAATCAGGGATTAAATACTTTTCACCACCTCTTATTAAAGCTAAGGGTACTACATTATTATTTAACTCTCTATTATGCAAAGATGTTCTAAATATCTTTAATTTTATCTCTTCGCCATTATCTAGATGTTTATAAATTTCGGGGGCATCATAATTATCTATTTCAATTGATTCCAATAAAGGACTTTCATCTATAGTTTGAGTTAATCTCTTCACTAAGTTTGATGCCCAATTTTCATCTTTAGTTATCATCTCTTGAATAAACATGTCTGATAAAGGATTTATTAAAGCATTTGTTGTTTTATTAATTAAAATATTTGCAGGTAAAAAGACATGGTCAATTCTAGAGTTTTCAAACATTGAGACATAACCTAATTCATTCTGTCTTGCTATTGTAATTATTTTTGGGTTTAATCTTTTAGCACTACTTAAAATAGATAAATTAGTTGTATCATCATTTGTCGCAGCAATTATAGCAACACTTTCAAGAATTCCAGCTTTTGTAAGCGCTTTTTTATCATCTGCGTCACCAATAATTATTCTTGAAACACTATCTTCTTTATAATTAACAAGTTTTTTTTCATCAATTTCAATAAAAACTAACTCTATTTCATTATCACTCAATCGATTATGTAAATAATTTCCCATACGACCAAAACCACAAATTATGTATCTTCCCATGGGGAAATTAGGAGTTTGCGCATTCAAATTATCTAGTTTATAAATCCATTTTTCTAATTTTAAAATATTTGGTGCTTTGAAAGCTACATCAATTTCTTTTGAAATAATAGAAAAAGGATTTGCCACAATGTCAACTCCAATATCTTCAAGGTTTTCACCTTGATTCTCAGTTGTTGCTTTTACTACAAGTTTTATATTTCTATTTAAAAGTTTAGACATAACTGCAACTTTTAAATTTAATTT
The Arcobacter sp. F2176 DNA segment above includes these coding regions:
- the nusB gene encoding transcription antitermination factor NusB is translated as MATRTQARESVIGLLYAYDLGNEGIVKFVDEILEDKKIRNKQKEFALNLFNGVVNNYAVINEHIESHLNQGTIKDIGSVEKSILRLAIYEILFETLDRAIIINEAIELSKRLASDGAPKFINGVLDKVTKEA
- the pyrF gene encoding orotidine-5'-phosphate decarboxylase; the protein is MKLCISLDLPSADENLELVKKVKDYDVWLKVGFRTYIRDGKYFLEEIKEINPNFKIFLDLKLYDIPNTMADAAEEITALGLVDMFNVHASAGIDAMKTVMDRIKDIPNRPLVLAVTALTSFDNESFRSIYNEYITTKATQFAKDTFNAGIDGVVCSAFESADIKKNTSENFITLCPGIRPFGEDAGDQKRVADIPFAKENSVDFIVVGRPIYKEQNPNDVVKKILENI
- a CDS encoding TolC family outer membrane protein, translated to MKYFIFLILFFSPILVNALTLTDVVQETISTHPQMKVKEEILREKEQELVNVKSGYLPTIDLSYSIGPEVTRTITNNQNRSSLTRKDATITLKQNLFSGFDTMNGVKQKKELILSASENVNETANSLAIESINAYLSVLKYSALYKTAQENVALHTKYLDQIKKTVEGGIGINSNYTQTLSRFENVTSEEYLAKLEYLNTISSYQRILPRKVFVEELEEPVLGKLKYNNLDLLIKDCIENNPIIKGLKSEIQASKALVARNKSKYYPTVDLVAQSYWNKNLNGISTNNEAPLSSSNYDSESGYNALVVFKYNIFNGFADKSNIEISKHKVLQNHNSLSDNERILKLNIEIAWNTYHITEKSLEHIKNDIQATSETVAYYQKEYELGRRSLIDLLNVSIEYNNAKKRKINAEFEQLLAYYKIMSYSNKLLSEMHVSIGN
- the ribH gene encoding 6,7-dimethyl-8-ribityllumazine synthase, which encodes MNIIEGKLRLDGSEKVLIINGRFNHIITDRLVEGAKDAFIRHGGNEANLDLVLVPGAFEIPFALEKALASNKYDAVCCVGAVIRGATPHFDYISAEATKGIATVGIKSGKPVANGVLTTDTIEQAIERAGSKVGNKGSEAMITIIEMLDLYKEMGK
- a CDS encoding TrkA family potassium uptake protein, coding for MANSTLWIVLLRMRMPFIVIIVTYTIAITGLLLIDGVDNKGNVYHMSIFDAYYFITYTATTIGFGETPYEFTYPQRMWVSFSIYLTVLGWFYGIGTLVSLLQDKILLEELRRNKFKRNVKKIRQSFIIVLGYNNITSEIIKKALSYDIRTVVIESDENRVNDLLLENFTPYVPVLLSDVSSPKTLEEAGIKKSNCRGLVCLFNDDKLNLKVAVMSKLLNRNIKLVVKATTENQGENLEDIGVDIVANPFSIISKEIDVAFKAPNILKLEKWIYKLDNLNAQTPNFPMGRYIICGFGRMGNYLHNRLSDNEIELVFIEIDEKKLVNYKEDSVSRIIIGDADDKKALTKAGILESVAIIAATNDDTTNLSILSSAKRLNPKIITIARQNELGYVSMFENSRIDHVFLPANILINKTTNALINPLSDMFIQEMITKDENWASNLVKRLTQTIDESPLLESIEIDNYDAPEIYKHLDNGEEIKLKIFRTSLHNRELNNNVVPLALIRGGEKYLIPDWDMPLEKDDKILFACDKYARDDMQYIAQNIYEFYYAYSGKEKRTILRRILK
- the kdsA gene encoding 3-deoxy-8-phosphooctulonate synthase is translated as MKVLAGPCVLEDRDTVFRIAEKLKPLSEDKRVEFYFKASFDKANRTSLDSYRGPGLDDGLKLFEEIKKEFGYKLITDIHESHQAAPASEVMDILQIPAFLCRQTDLLVAAAKTSCIINVKKGQFLAADAMRHPIDKILKTRGVDEVSYQNSLDNNVWLCERGNTFGYGALVVDMRNLLLMKEYAPVIFDATHSVQIPSTGGTTGGNSAFVPSMAKAAAAVGVDGFFFETHTDPSVAKSDGPNMLKIEDLYKTINEIFAIQGALGYN